A single region of the Devosia sp. FJ2-5-3 genome encodes:
- the iolG gene encoding inositol 2-dehydrogenase, protein MSVRFGLLGAGRIGKVHARAVTSNPKARLVAVADAMAQAATDLTSQYGAEVRTIEAIEAAGDIDAVVICTPTDTHAELIERFARAGKAIFCEKPIDLDVERVKSCLKIVDEVGGTLMVGFNRRFDPHFQAVRKAIDEGQIGDVEMVTIVSRDPGAPPVDYIKRSGGIFRDMTIHDFDMARFLLGEEIDTVSAQASVLVDKAIGAAGDYDSVSVMLATASGKHATISNSRRATYGYDQRIEVHGSRGAVAAENQRPVSIEIASASGYTRPPLHDFFMTRYTEAYAREISSFIDFVESKSPASPSGIDGLIALALADAALKSVREGRAIKVSEITGPLADRSVFQGR, encoded by the coding sequence ATGTCTGTTCGTTTTGGCCTGCTCGGAGCCGGGCGCATTGGCAAGGTTCACGCCAGGGCCGTGACGTCCAATCCCAAGGCACGCCTCGTCGCAGTCGCCGACGCCATGGCCCAGGCTGCCACTGACCTGACTAGCCAATATGGCGCCGAGGTTCGTACCATTGAGGCGATCGAGGCCGCCGGCGACATCGACGCCGTCGTCATCTGCACGCCAACCGACACGCATGCAGAGCTGATTGAGCGCTTCGCCCGCGCCGGCAAGGCCATCTTCTGCGAGAAGCCCATCGATCTCGACGTCGAGCGCGTCAAATCCTGCCTAAAAATCGTCGACGAAGTCGGCGGGACCTTGATGGTCGGCTTCAATCGTCGCTTCGATCCCCATTTCCAGGCCGTGCGAAAAGCCATCGACGAGGGCCAGATCGGCGACGTCGAGATGGTCACCATCGTCTCGCGCGATCCCGGCGCGCCCCCGGTCGACTACATTAAGCGCTCCGGCGGCATCTTTCGCGATATGACCATCCATGATTTCGACATGGCCCGCTTCCTGCTTGGCGAGGAGATTGACACGGTCAGCGCCCAGGCTTCCGTGCTGGTCGACAAGGCTATCGGCGCGGCCGGCGATTATGACAGCGTCTCGGTCATGCTCGCCACTGCCTCGGGCAAGCACGCCACCATTTCCAATTCGCGCCGCGCCACCTATGGCTACGACCAGCGCATCGAAGTCCATGGCTCCAGGGGCGCCGTAGCCGCCGAAAACCAGCGTCCGGTTTCCATCGAAATCGCCAGTGCGTCCGGTTACACCCGGCCGCCACTGCATGACTTCTTCATGACCCGCTACACCGAAGCTTATGCGAGGGAAATCAGTAGCTTCATCGATTTCGTGGAATCAAAATCTCCGGCCTCGCCGAGCGGCATAGACGGCCTCATCGCCCTTGCGCTTGCCGACGCCGCGCTCAAATCCGTCCGAGAAGGTCGGGCAATAAAAGTCAGCGAAATCACCGGCCCCCTGGCCGACCGCTCGGTGTTCCAGGGGCGGTAA
- a CDS encoding Do family serine endopeptidase, which yields MSLRTLVFSGVALAVLALGATLALTTVNAPTQPQVQLLVSPPDAGERLVPTSDGQVKLSFAPVVKAVSPSVVNVYATRIESQTTSPFASDPFFSRFFGDQYFQSRPRESRSLGSGVIVEGAGVILTNSHVISGATDVRIALSDGREFAVDIVVEDKQTDLAVLRVRDPKGATFPAITFADSDGLLVGDLVLAIGNPFGVGQTVTSGIVSALARTGVEASEYEFFIQTDAAINPGNSGGALVDLDGHLVGINTAIFSQTGGSVGIGFAIPANMARLVAEAGVTGGQIIRPWFGAKMQPVDADIAQSLGMDAPHGALLTEIAPGGPAERAGFRSGDVILSVDGQRVDDPSAFNFRLATRPIGQIARLERLRGGAEETVEFTVEAAPAPSDAALATISGNSRFSGVSVRQLDPALAEAKGLPYDATGVIITAVAPGSPAEGMGLRVDDIILSLNDRDMVDAATFSSLASQRVRTWQIILQRNGRVTRSIVSG from the coding sequence ATGTCATTAAGAACACTGGTGTTTTCGGGTGTCGCCCTGGCGGTTTTGGCGCTTGGGGCCACCCTGGCCCTCACGACAGTCAACGCGCCGACACAGCCTCAGGTTCAACTGCTCGTTTCGCCTCCCGATGCGGGCGAGCGTCTCGTGCCCACCAGCGATGGCCAGGTGAAGCTCAGTTTTGCCCCGGTAGTGAAGGCTGTTTCCCCGTCCGTGGTCAATGTCTATGCCACTCGCATCGAGTCGCAGACGACCTCGCCCTTTGCCAGCGACCCCTTCTTCTCGCGCTTTTTCGGCGATCAATACTTCCAGTCCCGCCCCCGCGAATCCCGCTCCCTTGGTTCGGGCGTTATCGTCGAAGGCGCCGGCGTCATCCTGACCAATAGTCACGTTATCAGCGGCGCGACCGACGTCCGCATCGCCCTCAGCGATGGGCGGGAATTTGCGGTCGATATCGTGGTTGAAGACAAGCAGACCGATCTCGCCGTCCTTCGCGTCCGCGACCCCAAGGGCGCCACCTTCCCCGCCATTACTTTTGCAGACAGCGATGGCTTGCTGGTCGGCGATCTCGTCCTCGCCATCGGCAATCCCTTCGGCGTCGGCCAGACCGTGACCAGCGGCATTGTCTCGGCTTTGGCGCGCACCGGCGTCGAGGCCTCGGAGTATGAGTTCTTCATCCAGACCGACGCCGCCATCAATCCCGGCAATTCCGGCGGCGCCTTGGTCGATCTCGACGGCCATTTGGTTGGCATCAACACCGCCATTTTCTCTCAGACCGGCGGATCGGTCGGCATTGGCTTTGCCATTCCTGCAAATATGGCGCGCCTTGTCGCCGAGGCGGGAGTCACGGGCGGCCAGATCATCCGTCCCTGGTTCGGCGCCAAGATGCAGCCGGTCGACGCCGACATCGCCCAAAGCCTCGGCATGGACGCGCCCCACGGCGCCCTCCTGACCGAAATAGCGCCGGGCGGCCCCGCCGAGCGGGCCGGTTTCCGCTCGGGCGATGTCATCCTGTCCGTGGATGGTCAGCGCGTCGACGATCCCAGCGCCTTCAATTTCCGCCTCGCGACGAGGCCTATTGGGCAGATTGCCCGTCTGGAGCGCCTGCGCGGTGGCGCGGAGGAGACGGTCGAGTTCACCGTCGAGGCCGCACCCGCACCGTCTGACGCCGCTCTCGCCACAATATCGGGCAATTCCCGCTTTTCTGGGGTCTCGGTTCGCCAGCTCGATCCCGCCCTCGCCGAAGCCAAGGGCCTGCCCTATGACGCCACCGGTGTCATCATCACCGCGGTCGCTCCCGGCTCTCCCGCCGAAGGCATGGGCCTGCGCGTCGACGATATCATCCTCTCGCTCAACGATCGGGACATGGTCGATGCCGCGACCTTCTCCTCTCTTGCCTCCCAGCGCGTCCGCACCTGGCAAATCATCCTCCAGCGCAACGGCCGGGTGACCAGATCGATTGTGAGTGGCTGA
- a CDS encoding integration host factor subunit alpha, which produces MAQKTVTRADLSEAVYGTVGLSRTESAELVERVLELITEALVTGANVKLSSFGSFQVRSKNERVGRNPKTGEEVPILPRQVLVFKPSNVLKSKINKSMVGAEK; this is translated from the coding sequence ATGGCGCAGAAGACGGTTACGCGGGCTGACCTATCCGAAGCAGTTTACGGCACTGTGGGCTTGTCCCGCACCGAGTCGGCGGAGCTGGTTGAGCGCGTGCTTGAGCTCATTACCGAGGCCTTGGTCACGGGAGCAAACGTCAAACTGTCGTCCTTTGGGTCGTTCCAGGTCCGCTCCAAGAATGAGCGAGTGGGCCGCAATCCCAAAACCGGTGAGGAGGTGCCGATCCTCCCCCGGCAGGTTCTTGTGTTCAAACCCAGCAACGTGTTGAAGTCCAAGATTAACAAGTCTATGGTCGGCGCTGAAAAGTAA
- a CDS encoding MerR family transcriptional regulator: MDKSPDAFRTISEAAEELDLPQHVLRFWETRFATIKPLKRGGGRRYYRPEDVMLLRGIRHLLYDQGFTIKGVQRILKEQGPRYVIAVGEGRPVDEIIPLIEDAEEAADEAVVEEALMEASPALDEESRNRLSEVLRELLECKRILERAREH; this comes from the coding sequence TTGGACAAGTCTCCAGACGCATTCCGGACCATTTCTGAGGCGGCTGAGGAGCTTGACCTTCCTCAGCACGTTCTCCGGTTCTGGGAAACGCGCTTCGCGACGATCAAGCCGCTGAAGCGTGGCGGCGGCCGCCGTTATTACCGGCCCGAAGACGTCATGCTCCTGCGGGGCATTCGGCACCTTCTTTACGATCAGGGTTTCACCATCAAGGGCGTCCAGCGCATCCTCAAGGAGCAGGGGCCTCGCTATGTCATCGCCGTTGGCGAGGGCAGGCCGGTGGATGAGATCATCCCGCTCATCGAGGACGCTGAGGAAGCCGCCGACGAGGCAGTGGTCGAAGAGGCGCTGATGGAAGCCAGCCCCGCGCTCGACGAAGAATCGCGCAACAGGCTCTCCGAGGTCCTGCGCGAGCTGCTCGAGTGCAAGCGCATCCTTGAACGCGCCCGCGAGCACTGA
- a CDS encoding beta-ketoacyl-ACP synthase III produces the protein MTRIRSIVRGVGAYLPQKVLTNAELAKTVDTSDEWIQQRVGIKERHIAAEGEYTSDLAVAAAKNALANAGLTPDDIDLIIVATTTPDYTFPAAATLVQMKLGIHHGMAFDIQAVCSGFVYAVATADSYIKNGLGTRALVIGAETFSRLLDWTDRTTCVLFGDGAGAMILEKVDLADGEPERGVLASALRSDGHHWDKLYVDGGPSTTGTTGHVHMQGPEVFRHAVGKITDVVYSTLEKTGYTVGDLDWFVPHQANRRIIDGAGAKLGLPPEKVVVTVDIHANTSAASVPLALSVATADGRIKQGDLVMLEAMGGGFTWGASLIRW, from the coding sequence GTGACCAGGATTCGTTCAATCGTGCGCGGGGTTGGTGCCTACCTGCCCCAAAAAGTGCTGACCAATGCAGAACTCGCCAAGACGGTCGATACGTCCGACGAGTGGATTCAGCAGCGCGTCGGCATCAAGGAACGGCACATCGCTGCCGAAGGCGAGTACACCTCTGATCTCGCCGTCGCCGCCGCCAAAAACGCGCTCGCCAATGCGGGCCTGACGCCTGATGACATCGACCTCATCATCGTTGCCACGACGACGCCCGACTACACCTTCCCCGCCGCTGCAACCCTCGTGCAGATGAAGCTGGGCATCCACCACGGCATGGCGTTCGACATCCAGGCCGTGTGCTCGGGCTTTGTCTACGCCGTCGCGACTGCCGACAGCTACATCAAGAATGGCCTCGGCACCCGGGCTCTCGTCATCGGCGCCGAGACTTTCTCGCGCCTGCTCGACTGGACCGACCGCACCACCTGCGTGCTGTTCGGCGACGGCGCCGGCGCCATGATCCTCGAAAAAGTCGACCTTGCCGATGGCGAGCCCGAACGCGGCGTTCTGGCTTCTGCGCTCCGCTCCGATGGCCACCATTGGGACAAGCTCTATGTCGATGGTGGTCCGTCCACCACCGGCACCACCGGCCACGTCCATATGCAGGGCCCCGAAGTCTTCCGTCACGCCGTCGGCAAGATCACCGACGTGGTCTATTCCACGCTCGAAAAGACCGGCTACACGGTTGGCGATCTCGACTGGTTCGTCCCTCATCAGGCAAATCGCCGCATTATCGACGGGGCAGGGGCCAAGCTGGGCCTGCCGCCTGAAAAGGTCGTGGTCACTGTCGATATCCACGCCAATACCTCCGCCGCCTCCGTGCCCCTGGCACTCAGCGTGGCGACTGCGGATGGCCGCATCAAGCAAGGCGACCTCGTCATGCTCGAGGCCATGGGCGGCGGCTTCACCTGGGGCGCATCGCTGATCCGCTGGTAA